Proteins encoded by one window of Cucurbita pepo subsp. pepo cultivar mu-cu-16 chromosome LG14, ASM280686v2, whole genome shotgun sequence:
- the LOC111809618 gene encoding ACT domain-containing protein ACR8-like: MMMEMEWPSCLDEYEKLVIRMNTPRVVIDNGACSTATLVKVDSARRYGNLLEAVQILTDINLSIKKAYVSSDGRWFMDVFHVTDQNGEKLTDDSVIRYLEQSLGTTHYRRSEAFTGATTALELTGTDRVGLLSEVFAVLADLQCDVVEAKIWTHNGRIASLIYVKDCNSGSPIEDRQKIDIIVARLRSVLKGDNDIRSAKTSVSMAVTHTERRLHQMMFADRDYERKAILKSNTADSPGVTVQNCAERGYSVVYVQCKDRTKLLFDVIFTLTDMEYVVFHATINTAEERAYLEFYIRHSDGTPISSEPERQRVIQCLQAAIKRRASEGVRLELCTVDRPGLLADVVRTFRENGLNVTRAEISTVRDMARNVFYVTDAVGNVADPKTIESVRQRIGLSNLIVKEVASRYDQATEREEQTVGVGGAVLFTLGSMVRRNLYNLGLIKSCS; the protein is encoded by the exons atgatgatggagATGGAGTGGCCTTCTTGTCTTGATGAATACGAAAAGCTTGTTATTAGGATGAACACACCCAG GGTTGTGATTGATAATGGCGCTTGCTCTACTGCCACTCTCGTGAAG gTTGATAGTGCTAGAAGATATGGAAATCTCTTGGAGGCTGTACAGATTCTTACTGATATCAACCTCTCGATCAAGAAAGCTTATGTTTCTTCAGATGGGCGATGGTTCATGGATG TCTTTCATGTTACTGATCAGAACGGCGAGAAATTGACCGACGACTCTGTGATTCGCTACCTCGAGCAG TCGCTCGGGACGACGCATTATCGGAGGAGTGAAGCGTTTACTGGTGCCACCACGGCGTTGGAGCTCACCGGGACAGACCGTGTTGGTCTTCTGTCGGAGGTGTTTGCTGTGCTAGCTGATCTGCAGTGTGATGTGGTGGAAGCTAAAATTTGGACTCACAATGGCAGGATTGCTTCATTGATCTATGTCAAGGACTGCAACTCAGGTTCCCCCATCGAAGACCGACAGAAAATCGACATCATTGTAGCACGGTTAAGGAGTGTTCTTAAGGGAGACAACGACATTCGTAGCGCGAAGACATCGGTGTCGATGGCAGTCACACATACAGAAAGGAGACTGCATCAAATGATGTTTGCTGACCGTGATTACGAAAGGAAGGCTATCTTGAAGTCGAACACCGCCGATTCCCCTGGTGTAACGGTTCAGAACTGCGCCGAAAGGGGTTACTCGGTCGTGTACGTTCAATGCAAAGATCGAACGAAGCTATTGTTTGATGTTATATTCACCTTGACAGACATGGAATATGTGGTGTTTCATGCCACAATCAACACGGCAGAAGAAAGAGCATATCTG GAGTTCTACATTAGGCATAGCGACGGAACCCCGATTAGTTCCGAACCCGAAAGGCAGCGAGTGATTCAATGCTTACAAGCTGCTATAAAAAGAAGAGCATCTGAG GGTGTGAGGCTAGAACTATGCACAGTGGACAGGCCAGGCCTTTTAGCGGACGTGGTGAGGACGTTCCGAGAGAACGGTCTGAACGTAACGAGGGCCGAGATCTCTACAGTGAGGGACATGGCTCGAAATGTATTCTACGTGACCGATGCGGTCGGAAATGTAGCTGATCCAAAGACCATCGAGTCAGTCAGACAAAGGATTGGATTGAGTAACTTGATAGTGAAGGAAGTCGCGTCGAGATATGATCAAGCGACGGAGAGGGAAGAACAAACGGTTGGAGTTGGCGGGGCGGTGTTGTTTACGCTCGGAAGCATGGTGAGGAGGAATCTATACAATCTAGGACTGATTAAGTCATGTTCGTGA